Proteins encoded by one window of Rouxiella chamberiensis:
- a CDS encoding phage tail assembly protein: MEQNENMVTLDTPIKRGETEITQVEIIKPNAGALRGVGLAAVANADVDALLVVLPRITLPSLTKDEVGRMELPDLVALAGKVIGFLSPKSEK; the protein is encoded by the coding sequence ATGGAACAGAACGAAAACATGGTAACGCTGGATACCCCGATTAAGCGCGGCGAAACCGAAATCACCCAGGTAGAAATTATCAAACCCAATGCCGGTGCGTTGCGCGGCGTAGGCTTGGCCGCCGTGGCAAATGCCGACGTTGACGCGCTGCTGGTTGTCCTGCCGCGTATTACCCTGCCAAGCCTGACCAAGGACGAAGTGGGCAGGATGGAGTTGCCCGACCTGGTGGCGCTGGCAGGAAAGGTGATCGGTTTTTTATCGCCGAAGTCGGAGAAATAG
- a CDS encoding GpE family phage tail protein, whose translation MVNDLMADIAILFHWQPSEMFNMTLAELLDWRHKALLRNGNTDE comes from the coding sequence ATGGTCAATGACCTGATGGCCGATATCGCAATCCTGTTTCACTGGCAACCCTCCGAGATGTTCAATATGACGCTGGCCGAGTTATTGGACTGGCGTCACAAAGCCCTCTTGCGAAACGGAAACACTGATGAGTAA